Within the Eucalyptus grandis isolate ANBG69807.140 chromosome 1, ASM1654582v1, whole genome shotgun sequence genome, the region AGGCTGGGCTGAGCCTTGACTAGGTGAGTAGCCTTGCTCAGATCTGACAAGGCCGAGCTTGCTAAGCCGCCGGTTGGGCTCGACCTCCTcaaatttgggcgaggctcaccagTGGTTGGGtggccaaatctggcaaggttGAGACTTGCCGATGGCTAGGTGAGCGTTCAGTGAGCTTGCCAGATGTTGCCTAACTGGTCGCTGGTGATGGTGATTGATGGTGTCGACAGTTGAAGAataagagagaaggaagaagaataagaagaaaagaagaggagaaaaaatgagttgacttgattttggaattgttttcaggacaaaaaatcgatttttttttttactcattaattttgttccaaatctatttttaagaacaaatttgttttaggaacaaaaaatttatcaaatggatttttgttgcaaatccattcctagaaataaaataatagaaatttctaCTGTTTGGCAAGGTAGGCTGCAAgttgccaaacgcagcctaactTGCGCAATAATCgctgattttattttttgttcttgagaacaaaaaaaacaaaaaaagaaatttgtctAGTAAATTTTTGTTTCGAAAATAGATTTTAGGAACAATTTCATAATCAAGCCCAacatattttttcctttttctctttcattttcttcatttctccttctctcttcttctttcgtcttcttcctcctagaGTCACTTGGCTACAATTGGCCACCACCATCATTGTTAGTGGTGGCCAGCAATTGGCCTGGCTTGGCAAGGCCCAACCTCGTGCCAGTTGggcctcgccagtggctaggtgaggctctcCTCACTAGATCTGAAACGTGGAAGGAGCTTTAGTACATCTTTGGACCTTAGAGAGTTAAACATAGAATACAGTTGCATCTTATGTATATTGCAGGAACTGGAAGTTAATGAAAGTGAGATAGGGAAGACAAAATTGCAAAGCGAAAAAACAAGTAACTATAAGAAAATGTGAAgtctttctcctcttccttgACTTTTTCAAGCTCTTTTTCAAGCAAATTGATTGTGAAGTTGATTGCATCGATTCTCCGCCGTTGAAACTAAGGTTGAAGTTGGAGGATCCTGGCCGAAGACTCTCAAAACTCTTTGCTTTCACAGAAACTTCTCCAGCCCGTAAATCAGATTCTGCCGGAATAATTGAAAGAGAACATCCAAAACGAATTGAAAACGAATGCGTTTGAAGGTACTGAGCTACAAAGACTGCAAAACCAATAAATTACCTTGAGGCGCACGACCTTCCTTATAGCCAAGATCAAGCCTGGCATGAGGCACTGGACTTCTGTGATGTCGTGCTTGATCGAGTAGATCTGTCGATATTGATGCATCAGAAGGGTCATAATTATCAGGTAAAGAAGAGAGTGAGAGGAATGCAGAAACAGCCTCACCTCTCCGGGACCAGAAAAGTAGACTGTTGTACTAGAAGGAAGCCCTGGAAGCACCATACTATGCACGCGAACCCCATCCTCTCCCAAAACTTGCCCCCTCGCCTATCAGAACAAGAAGTTTTGATACTTTTTTAGCAGGTGCTTTTCGTGAGAAGGGAGTTAAAGAAAGGTCTATGaatcttttctattttccgTCATCTGTTCCACCTTTCAAGGGTCTGAACACTGAACTATGAAAGAGAAACCACATAATATCCATATCAATCTGTCTGTTTATTCTCCTCCAACATCACTAACACAGAATTGTGAATACCTTGTGGCCTAAATTCAGCAGCTTGAGTTGGCAATTTGAAAACATACCGTAACATCTGTCTCCAGATCTTCTCTGTTGTACATCTGACCAAGATTTGAGAGGTTGTTCACTATCTGGACTACATCTGCCGATGGTAGATCCTGTCGGAATGAAAGAATTTTCAGGCTTTCACAATACACAGTGGTTTTCAGCATTTCAATGAGGGCAAAACTTGATTTTAATTGCTGATAGAGTCACAAAAAGTGCATACAGGTATCACATTTGAGCATTTCCTTATAATGTCGTTGATCGTGTTGCTATGTACCATATGCACTAtcctataaaaatatttacttaaaGAGAAGAATCAAGTGCTGGCACCTTGGAAATAATGATCATAGCTTTGGTCCAGGGTGTTTTAAATGTCACAATGCATCATTTCTGACAAACAATAAGAAGAATGAAGCGGGAGGACCTTACTTCTCAAGCAAGGAGTTCATCAAATTTGACTAAGAAATATAGTTTCCCTCTCTTGCACAAGTGACATATCATCCAAATGAATCAAAGTAGCATTTATTGGCTAATCAATCGACTGCCATATTGGTTCTCCTGCAGTTTACCAGAGACATTTTAGACTCACCCTTGCATTGGCCCTTGATTCGACGATCTCTACATTGTTGTAGTGGAAAGAAGCAGAAATTGCTGCCTGCTGGAGGAGAATGGATCCAATCGAAAGGGTTGGGGCAACCAGGCATCCCTGACCAACCAAGCTCTCTCAAAAGTATATAACTGATTCAAGGCACAATAGGATGTCTAATTGTGAGCAAAACCTTATCTCATTTATATAATGTCTCACCCTGTGCTCACCGTGCTGGCCTTCTCACAAAATGCAGATAATGCTGTCACGGTATCCAGTTTTATCTGAGGCACATATACCACACTTCTCATGCCGAATGCAATGGCCtataaagaaatggaaaaagacAACTGAGCCACCGCTTGAAGGCATTACAGACTCGATGTATTTTCAAGACATCCCCTGAATCTTAAAATGCTTCACATTTCATATATAGTGATGTCACTATATATCAAGCTAAATTTGCATCGAAGAACTCTAAAAGGGAGTGACAAGCAGTTTCATTTGGAGGCAAAAGCATAATTTTTGCTGTCGacataatttacacaaaaagTACAGCAAGCCATAATTGGGACCTGTTTCACATTGTCATAAACTGCAGAAGGGTCGGTGAAATCAACCACCACTCCCGTTTCCTTCGCCTGAAAATGAGAACAAAAGCATGAGAGAAAACAGCACATTCATATAGAATTGAACTGGGTGAATTGAAGTCATATCTACCTGAGATATGGAGCCCAATACCATAGTGAGGTCATTGATTATGGGTATCTCCAGAGGTTCCATGTCACAtaactaaatagaaaaaatggatTCAATTATGCGGATAAAGAGCAGGGTTCTTGACTatggaaacaaaaatgaaaggcaTACGGATAGGTGttaaagagagaacaaaaaggaacCTTTCCAATATCTTCTCCCACAAAGTGAGAATCAACAGCACCAGCCACCTCCATTCCTCTGGCCTTGGTCACTGCAATTACTGCTGCTCGTCCAATCTCCTTGGCCGCTCCATTGATGACCACCTCTTGGGACAACACAGCACCCAGAAACATTCTTAGTTCATTGTCTGTCGGCTTGAATTTCAGAGAGATCGATGCTCGTAAGAGACAAATGTTACCTTGATGTTCGATTGAGATGGTTGAGCTGAGCAAGAGATGGAAGGTCTGGTTTTTCCATACAGTCTCTCTCTGTAAAGCGTAGAGTGAAACTGGCAGCTCAACGCTGCCATGTCCGTTTGAACTCTGAGTAGATGAAGCTAGTTTCTCCCTGCCAATTTCCATATGAGATATGGCCTTTATTGTGATGTGGATAAcgttgtctttttcttttgcttgatcCTGGGCCTTTTAAAGATTGAGTTTTGATGGGCCTTGTCTGAGAGTGGACCCGAAGAGAGTCACGAAATTTTCAGAGTATGGTGATTGTTATGTATTTTCCTAACTTCGTTGAAATAAATCTGTGGAGCCAACCTAACATAAACCATATGGttcttcttttatatatattaaggTTTGATTGATGACTACAGCTTAGTGAACGTGATATTTTTTCCGGAAGATTAGCTAATAATATAAAGCAaaccaaattttgcaaattctCTCCGGCGATGAGGCACTTTAACATTGTTGTCACATTGTGGACAATAGTCTATAGCTAAAGCAGGGGAAATCTCAAGCCATGTCTTGGCTCGAAGGAGGGATGCGAGGTCCATTCATAATGGCCTTCAAATGAA harbors:
- the LOC104449058 gene encoding dihydrodipicolinate reductase-like protein CRR1, chloroplastic, which codes for MAALSCQFHSTLYRERLYGKTRPSISCSAQPSQSNIKVVINGAAKEIGRAAVIAVTKARGMEVAGAVDSHFVGEDIGKLCDMEPLEIPIINDLTMVLGSISQAKETGVVVDFTDPSAVYDNVKQAIAFGMRSVVYVPQIKLDTVTALSAFCEKASTGCLVAPTLSIGSILLQQAAISASFHYNNVEIVESRANARDLPSADVVQIVNNLSNLGQMYNREDLETDVTARGQVLGEDGVRVHSMVLPGLPSSTTVYFSGPGEIYSIKHDITEVQCLMPGLILAIRKVVRLKNLIYGLEKFL